The Bos indicus x Bos taurus breed Angus x Brahman F1 hybrid chromosome 3, Bos_hybrid_MaternalHap_v2.0, whole genome shotgun sequence genome segment ATGTGTTGCTGGACGGCGGGGCTGGCCCTCAGTGACAGAGTATCCCCTTCCAGGCTCTACGTGCTGAAGCTGTCGGATGACATCGGAAACTTCGGGGAGGTGCGGTTGCCCCTCCTCGGCTGCCTTGGTGTCTCCTGGGTGGTCGTCTTCCTCTGCCTCATCCGAGGGGTCAAGTCTTCAGGGAAAGTAAGTCCCCCTCCTTCCAGGATCTGTGCCCACCCAGAAATATCCTGCCTCCCCTGCCTGGGTTTTGTGAGTGGGCGGGTTGGTGGGGGAGTGATGAAAGCATGTAGGATGGAAAGAGGGACCAGAGGACCCGTGCTGGTTGAGCGGGGTGGGAAGAGCCCAAAGGAGTCCAGTGAGGCCCCTCTCACCCCCAGGTGGTGTACTTTACTGCCACATTCCCCTACGTGGTGCTGACCATCCTGTTCATCCGTGGCGTGACCCTGGAAGGAGCCTTCACGGGCATCATGTACTACCTGACCCCACAGTGGGACAAGATCCTGGAGGCCAAGGTGGGCTGTGGGTGGAAGgtaacctggagggatggggaggggcagagagacgCCAGCCTCTGAGCGCAGCTCCTCCTGCAGGTCTGGGGGGACGCCGCCTCCCAGATCTTCTACTCGCTGGGCTGCGCGTGGGGCGGCCTTGTCACCATGGCTTCCTACAACAAGTTCCACAACAACTGTTACCGGTGAGAGTCTCCCTGCCGGCGCTGGGGCTGCTCCCTTGCTCCTGCCCTCTCTGCAGCCTGACCCTGCTTCCCCCAGACCCACCAGATCCAGTGCAGCCTCCTGGCCTGCCAGGACCCTCCCTTCCGCTCACAGCCTGGAGAtcctggcagtgctgggtctggGTCCAGTCgttgcagaacagagaacacTTAGGCAGAAGAGAGAAGGGGTGCCGACAGTGATGCCCCAGGGGTCTGTAAGGACTCAGAGCCTCAAGCCCACTTAAGGAGGCCCAGAACAGACCAGAGATGAGAATGGGAGTGCTTTTGTTCCTAGAACTTTCCCCGTCTCCAAGTCTCCGGGCCTGGCCCAAATTGGGCAGGAGGAACTAAGCTGCATGTCCTGACCACGTGCTTCCCTCCCCATTAGAGACAGTGTCATCATCAGCATCACTAACTGTGCCACCAGTGTCTATGCCGGCTTCGTCATCTTCTCCATCCTGGGCTTCATGGCCAATCACCTGGGTGTGGATGTGTCCCGCGTGGCAGACCACGGCCCGGGCCTGGCCTTCGTGGCATACCCAGAGGCCCTCACACTGCTGCCCATCTCCCCACTCTGGTCCCTGCTCTTCTTCTTCATGCTCATCTTGCTGGGGCTGGGCACTCAGGTACGAGGTGCGGGACTCGGGCCTGTggctgggggcgggaggaggcgGGGCCAAGGGTAGGCCCCTGCTCTGATGGCCGAATCCTGCAGTTTTGCCTCCTAGAGACGTTGGTCACAGCCATTGTGGATGAGGTAGGGAATGAGTGGATCCTGCAGAAAAAGACTTACGTGACCTTGGGCGTGGCTGTGGCTGGCTTCCTTCTGGGCATCCCTCTTACCAGCCAAGTAAGAACCAAGGGAAAGGCTGGGTGGGAGTTGCCAGGGTATGGGGGGAAGACAGGGGAGAGACGGGGACCGTAGCCTCAGGCACCCCTGACTCAGCTGCCCACTGGCCCATAGGCAGGCATCTACTGGCTGCTGCTGATGGACAACTATGCGGCCAGCTTCTCCTTGGTCATCATCTCTTGTATCATGTGTGTGTCCATCATGTACATTTACGGTAAGTGCCCAAGCTTCCACGGCCTTCCATGTCCCATCCCTTGGCCTGCTTATGCTGTCCTGTGGGCTGCTGACCTCCCTCTCTTCAGGGCACCAGAACTACTTCCAGGACATCCAGATGATGCTGGGGTTCCCACCACCCCTCTTCTTCCAGATCTGCTGGCGCTTCGTCTCACCAGCTATCATCTTTGTAAGTTCCTCGCTGGTCCCTCCCCTGCTGCCCCCGTGGCGAGCGTCTTTCTGTTGGGAACCAGCCAAGGAAGAGCACGAGCTCTTCAGGCCAGAGCTCCCCCTGGGGGCTCCACACCCACAGCTCTGGTTATTGGAAGTCTGAGCAAAGCTGTATAGAGGCAGACAGGTGTGCAGACTCAGAACCACCCAAGCCCTGGCCTTGGGTTAGGAAGGGAGCACAGGGCCCTGTATTTGACAGAAGACAGTGCGCAGCTTCAGAAGGGGAAAATAGGCTGGCAGCAGCTGAGAGCCGACCCTCTCTCCCTGGTATTTCCACCTGGCATCCCCCCAGAGGAGTCTCAGGAACCATGACTGACATTGGCATTGGGCCTCTGACAGCCTCGCTGAGCTTTTGTATCTCTAGTCCCTTATAGCTGAGGTGCTTGGAGTGCTCAGGATATGTGGTGTGAATGCATGTTCCAGAAGCAGGCTGTGCAAGTCAGGTATCAGCTCAGGATCCGGGACACCCTCCTAAGCCACCCTGGAATGGGCTGGCTTGGGAGGGGGAGTTCTGGGTTTCCACCAGTATTCAACACCTGGAAGACAGACCCCCCAGCAGGGAGGTCTGGTGGAAAAAGCCCACCATGACCAAGAACAATATACTAAGTCTCATGATACAACTCTCCATGGTTTcgttattatccccactttacagatgaggaaactgaggccctgagatgTTAAGTAGTTGACCCAACGTTATACAGCTTCTAAGAGTCAGAGCCCTCGTGCGAAGCAGGTGGTTTGATCTGGAGCCTGTGTGCTGGGCCCATGCTGCACTAGAAACAAGTTTAGGAGGAGGAGTGGTCTATGGACTACAAACCTGATTTGGTCCTTTACGATCAGGGTGAGAagtcaggggctggggg includes the following:
- the SLC6A9 gene encoding sodium- and chloride-dependent glycine transporter 1 isoform X3: MSGGDTRTPLQVLTPGWRRLRDLWPPPPQNRMVLCPARPPRRTRTSNGATGATRSRAFMFPYFIMLIFCGIPLFFMELSFGQFASQGCLGVWRISPMFKGVGYGMMVVSTYIGIYYNVVICIAFYYFFSSMTPVLPWTYCNNPWNTPDCMSVLDNPNITNGSQPPALPGNVSQALNQTLKRTSPSEEYWRLYVLKLSDDIGNFGEVRLPLLGCLGVSWVVVFLCLIRGVKSSGKVVYFTATFPYVVLTILFIRGVTLEGAFTGIMYYLTPQWDKILEAKVWGDAASQIFYSLGCAWGGLVTMASYNKFHNNCYRDSVIISITNCATSVYAGFVIFSILGFMANHLGVDVSRVADHGPGLAFVAYPEALTLLPISPLWSLLFFFMLILLGLGTQFCLLETLVTAIVDEVGNEWILQKKTYVTLGVAVAGFLLGIPLTSQAGIYWLLLMDNYAASFSLVIISCIMCVSIMYIYGHQNYFQDIQMMLGFPPPLFFQICWRFVSPAIIFFILIFSVIQYQPITYNQYQYPSWAVAIGFLMALSSVICIPLYALFQFCRTDGDTLLQRLKNATKPSRDWGPALLEHRTGRYAPTIAPSPEDGLEVQPLHPDKAQIPMVGSNGSSRLQDSRI
- the SLC6A9 gene encoding sodium- and chloride-dependent glycine transporter 1 isoform X4, with protein sequence MVLCPARPPRRTRTSNGATGATRSRAFMFPYFIMLIFCGIPLFFMELSFGQFASQGCLGVWRISPMFKGVGYGMMVVSTYIGIYYNVVICIAFYYFFSSMTPVLPWTYCNNPWNTPDCMSVLDNPNITNGSQPPALPGNVSQALNQTLKRTSPSEEYWRLYVLKLSDDIGNFGEVRLPLLGCLGVSWVVVFLCLIRGVKSSGKVVYFTATFPYVVLTILFIRGVTLEGAFTGIMYYLTPQWDKILEAKVWGDAASQIFYSLGCAWGGLVTMASYNKFHNNCYRDSVIISITNCATSVYAGFVIFSILGFMANHLGVDVSRVADHGPGLAFVAYPEALTLLPISPLWSLLFFFMLILLGLGTQFCLLETLVTAIVDEVGNEWILQKKTYVTLGVAVAGFLLGIPLTSQAGIYWLLLMDNYAASFSLVIISCIMCVSIMYIYGHQNYFQDIQMMLGFPPPLFFQICWRFVSPAIIFFILIFSVIQYQPITYNQYQYPSWAVAIGFLMALSSVICIPLYALFQFCRTDGDTLLQRLKNATKPSRDWGPALLEHRTGRYAPTIAPSPEDGLEVQPLHPDKAQIPMVGSNGSSRLQDSRI